The following coding sequences are from one Stigmatopora nigra isolate UIUO_SnigA chromosome 10, RoL_Snig_1.1, whole genome shotgun sequence window:
- the smpd4 gene encoding sphingomyelin phosphodiesterase 4 isoform X3, which yields MVGKYVPEELHAIFSWLAENIFGSLDGILAGWNLRLLHSRCQDFAPVVDFLAPSGPIMKMVYKLQAEEYKYEVPVNYLPAPVRTCIQEGVLPDCPLFHYRTHFPVSGVLTPNLMLNPFEFFMFSFATCLVTPKCFPAGQHGCGGGGGSADSAYFALVDMYLKYFLPTEGSVPPSPFFDSRGPVSAPSPRSANVSLGAYGVHSPSLLKPHIFHQPSVNADPAAQEIWRSETLLQMLVEVWLHHYSLEMYQKLQSPQVKLALLQYRLTMSSTPCHPHSPPGSGNLHNYQEPFSPSEEHVLAVRVLVKHLHAFSNSPKPEQPASSPTHSHGGPLEEFKRVALQRFVRQKLFLFLQHCFGHWPLDASFRAVLETWLSYVQPWRYADDKGARGGGSDPERWESFVQENLLVYTKLFQVFLNRAMRTDLVNAKNALMLFRVSKVFSQPDLADLIHKAEQLFLEPELVPHHRQPRGYPTPGGQGSGPASARQRAATDAVFRVKSHVYALEGQDCRYSQMFGPELRSQVLKSVRVLAGARQTAKRVSDRCGQAAANRSFLSWLAAPAAADSENALCGVEAEDGGECPKKTHEFLDRALDNLCTIFKLNQGQLTQLVANAASDGDEGESERRPDCVLGEDGPVLTDLGRMQMINGLRRLDVTYRGDPELQPIRSYENAPLVRLLYRLSCLLNAKFEGQMAELCSRRDLAGRLGRRYLGAPAGRRARLCLRPLASYGNILALGVCYVVGALLSLGPVACTFLILAAVLLHGVFVALWEDGRKAR from the exons GAGCTACACGCCATTTTCTCTTGGTTGGCAGAGAACATCTTCGGAAGCCTGGACGGCATCCTGGCGGGCTGGAACCTGCGCCTCCTCCACTCGCGATGCCAAGACTTTGCGCCGGTGGTGGACTTCCTGGCGCCCAG CGGACCCATCATGAAAATGGTGTATAAGCTTCAGGCCGAGGAGTACAAATACGAAGTCCCCGTCAATTATTTGCCG GCTCCGGTGAGGACGTGCATCCAGGAAGGCGTCCTGCCCGACTGTCCGCTCTTTCACTACCGGACGCACTTTCCCGTGTCCGGCGTGCTGACGCCCAACTTGATGCTGA ATCCCTTTGAGTTCTTCATGTTCTCCTTTGCCACCTGCCTCGTCACGCCAAAG TGCTTCCCCGCGGGCCAACACGgctgcggtggcggcggtgggaGCGCCGACAGCGCTTACTTTGCTCTGGTGGACATGTACCTCAAGTACTTCCTGCCTACCGAAGGGAGCGTTCCCCCGTCCCCCTTTTTCGACAGCAGGGGCCCGGTCAGCGCGCCTTCCCCGAG ATCGGCCAACGTGTCCCTGGGGGCTTACGGCGTCCACAGTCCCAGCCTGCTCAAGCCGCACATCTTCCACCAGCCGTCGGTGAACGCCGACCCCGCCGCCCAAGAAATCTGGCGCTCTGAAACGCTGCTGCAG ATGTTGGTGGAAGTGTGGCTGCATCACTACTCTTTAGAGATGTACCAGAAGCTTCAGTCTCCTCAGGTGAAG CTGGCGCTGCTCCAGTACCGCCTGACTATGTCCAGCACGCCGTGCCACCCTCACAGCCCGCCGGGCTCGGGCAACCTCCACAACTACCAA GAACCGTTCAGCCCGAGCGAGGAGCACGTGTTGGCGGTGCGCGTGCTGGTCAAACATCTGCACGCCTTCTCCAACAGCCCGAAGCCGGAGCAGCCGGCGTCGTCGCCCACCCACTCGCACGGCGGCCCCCTGGAGGAATTTAAGAG GGTGGCGCTCCAGCGCTTCGTCCGGCAGAAGCTTTTCCTCTTCCTGCAGCACTGCTTCGGCCACTGGCCCCTGGACGCCTCCTTCCGAGCG GTGCTGGAGACGTGGCTGAGCTACGTTCAGCCGTGGAGGTACGCCGACGACAAGGGCGCCCGCGGCGGCGGAAGCGACCCCGAAAGATG GGAGTCCTTTGTTCAGGAGAACCTGCTGGTTTACACCAAACTCTTCCAGGTCTTCCTCAACAGAGCCATGCGTACGGACTTGGTCAACGCCAAGAACGCCCTGATGCTCTTCAGGGTGTCCAAAGTCTTCTCTCAGCCCGACCTGGCCGACCTCATCCACAAAG CCGAGCAGCTGTTCCTGGAGCCCGAGCTGGTCCCACACCACCGGCAGCCGCGAGGCTACCCGACGCCCGGCGGCCAGGGGAGCGGCCCGGCCTCGGCCCGTCAGCGCGCCGCCACCGACGCCGTCTTCCGGGTCAAGAGCCACGTGTACGCCTTGGAAGGCCAGGACTGTCGCTACAGTCAGATGTTTGGCCCCGAGCTGCGAAGCCAG GTGCTAAAGTCGGTGCGGGTGCTGGCCGGAGCCAGGCAGACGGCCAAGCGCGTGTCGGACCGCTGCGGTCAAGCCGCGGCCAACAGGTCCTTCCTGAGCTGGTTggcggcgccggcggcggcggattCCGAAAACGCCCTCTGCGGCGTGGAGGCGGAGGACGGCGGCGAGTGCCCGAAGAAGACTCACGAGTTCCTGGACCGGGCGCTGGACAACTTGTGCACCATTTTCAAG CTGAACCAGGGCCAGCTGACGCAGCTCGTGGCCAACGCCGCATCCGACGGGGACGAGGGTGAGTCGGAGCGCCGGCCCGATTGCGTCCTGGGAGAAGACGGCCCCGTCCTCACCGACCTGGGACGGATGCAG ATGATAAACGGCCTGCGGCGGTTGGACGTGACGTACCGGGGGGACCCGGAGCTTCAGCCCATCAGGAGCTACGAGAATGCCCCCCTGGTGCGCCTCCTCTACCGGCTGTCTTGTCTACTCAACGCCAAA TTCGAAGGTCAAATGGCGGAGCTGTGCTCGCGGCGGGATCTGGCCGGCCGCCTGGGCCGGCGTTACCTGGGCGCTCCAGCCGGCCGACGGGCCCGCCTCTGCCTCCGTCCGCTGGCCAGCTACGGGAACATCCTGGCGCTGGGGGTCTGCTACGTCGTCGGCGCCCTCCTGTCTCTGGGCCCCGTGGCCTGCACCTTCCTCATCCTGGCCGCCGTCCTCCTGCACGGAGTGTTTGTCGCGCTGTGGGAAGATGGACGCAAGGCGCGCTAG
- the smpd4 gene encoding sphingomyelin phosphodiesterase 4 isoform X2, with translation MAAPGLQHPGFLLANLKVDSPGKTLTQRCRDLAKIIDDHHAKELHAIFSWLAENIFGSLDGILAGWNLRLLHSRCQDFAPVVDFLAPSGPIMKMVYKLQAEEYKYEVPVNYLPAPVRTCIQEGVLPDCPLFHYRTHFPVSGVLTPNLMLNPFEFFMFSFATCLVTPKCFPAGQHGCGGGGGSADSAYFALVDMYLKYFLPTEGSVPPSPFFDSRGPVSAPSPRSANVSLGAYGVHSPSLLKPHIFHQPSVNADPAAQEIWRSETLLQMLVEVWLHHYSLEMYQKLQSPQVKEPFSPSEEHVLAVRVLVKHLHAFSNSPKPEQPASSPTHSHGGPLEEFKRVALQRFVRQKLFLFLQHCFGHWPLDASFRAVLETWLSYVQPWRYADDKGARGGGSDPERWESFVQENLLVYTKLFQVFLNRAMRTDLVNAKNALMLFRVSKVFSQPDLADLIHKAEQLFLEPELVPHHRQPRGYPTPGGQGSGPASARQRAATDAVFRVKSHVYALEGQDCRYSQMFGPELRSQVLKSVRVLAGARQTAKRVSDRCGQAAANRSFLSWLAAPAAADSENALCGVEAEDGGECPKKTHEFLDRALDNLCTIFKLNQGQLTQLVANAASDGDEGESERRPDCVLGEDGPVLTDLGRMQMINGLRRLDVTYRGDPELQPIRSYENAPLVRLLYRLSCLLNAKFEGQMAELCSRRDLAGRLGRRYLGAPAGRRARLCLRPLASYGNILALGVCYVVGALLSLGPVACTFLILAAVLLHGVFVALWEDGRKAR, from the exons ATGGCCGCTCCCGGTTTGCAGCATCCAGGTTTCCTCCTG GCCAACCTGAAAGTGGACTCGCCCGGAAAAACGCTGACTCAGCGGTGTCGAGACCTGGCCAAGATCATTGACGACCATCACGCCAAG GAGCTACACGCCATTTTCTCTTGGTTGGCAGAGAACATCTTCGGAAGCCTGGACGGCATCCTGGCGGGCTGGAACCTGCGCCTCCTCCACTCGCGATGCCAAGACTTTGCGCCGGTGGTGGACTTCCTGGCGCCCAG CGGACCCATCATGAAAATGGTGTATAAGCTTCAGGCCGAGGAGTACAAATACGAAGTCCCCGTCAATTATTTGCCG GCTCCGGTGAGGACGTGCATCCAGGAAGGCGTCCTGCCCGACTGTCCGCTCTTTCACTACCGGACGCACTTTCCCGTGTCCGGCGTGCTGACGCCCAACTTGATGCTGA ATCCCTTTGAGTTCTTCATGTTCTCCTTTGCCACCTGCCTCGTCACGCCAAAG TGCTTCCCCGCGGGCCAACACGgctgcggtggcggcggtgggaGCGCCGACAGCGCTTACTTTGCTCTGGTGGACATGTACCTCAAGTACTTCCTGCCTACCGAAGGGAGCGTTCCCCCGTCCCCCTTTTTCGACAGCAGGGGCCCGGTCAGCGCGCCTTCCCCGAG ATCGGCCAACGTGTCCCTGGGGGCTTACGGCGTCCACAGTCCCAGCCTGCTCAAGCCGCACATCTTCCACCAGCCGTCGGTGAACGCCGACCCCGCCGCCCAAGAAATCTGGCGCTCTGAAACGCTGCTGCAG ATGTTGGTGGAAGTGTGGCTGCATCACTACTCTTTAGAGATGTACCAGAAGCTTCAGTCTCCTCAGGTGAAG GAACCGTTCAGCCCGAGCGAGGAGCACGTGTTGGCGGTGCGCGTGCTGGTCAAACATCTGCACGCCTTCTCCAACAGCCCGAAGCCGGAGCAGCCGGCGTCGTCGCCCACCCACTCGCACGGCGGCCCCCTGGAGGAATTTAAGAG GGTGGCGCTCCAGCGCTTCGTCCGGCAGAAGCTTTTCCTCTTCCTGCAGCACTGCTTCGGCCACTGGCCCCTGGACGCCTCCTTCCGAGCG GTGCTGGAGACGTGGCTGAGCTACGTTCAGCCGTGGAGGTACGCCGACGACAAGGGCGCCCGCGGCGGCGGAAGCGACCCCGAAAGATG GGAGTCCTTTGTTCAGGAGAACCTGCTGGTTTACACCAAACTCTTCCAGGTCTTCCTCAACAGAGCCATGCGTACGGACTTGGTCAACGCCAAGAACGCCCTGATGCTCTTCAGGGTGTCCAAAGTCTTCTCTCAGCCCGACCTGGCCGACCTCATCCACAAAG CCGAGCAGCTGTTCCTGGAGCCCGAGCTGGTCCCACACCACCGGCAGCCGCGAGGCTACCCGACGCCCGGCGGCCAGGGGAGCGGCCCGGCCTCGGCCCGTCAGCGCGCCGCCACCGACGCCGTCTTCCGGGTCAAGAGCCACGTGTACGCCTTGGAAGGCCAGGACTGTCGCTACAGTCAGATGTTTGGCCCCGAGCTGCGAAGCCAG GTGCTAAAGTCGGTGCGGGTGCTGGCCGGAGCCAGGCAGACGGCCAAGCGCGTGTCGGACCGCTGCGGTCAAGCCGCGGCCAACAGGTCCTTCCTGAGCTGGTTggcggcgccggcggcggcggattCCGAAAACGCCCTCTGCGGCGTGGAGGCGGAGGACGGCGGCGAGTGCCCGAAGAAGACTCACGAGTTCCTGGACCGGGCGCTGGACAACTTGTGCACCATTTTCAAG CTGAACCAGGGCCAGCTGACGCAGCTCGTGGCCAACGCCGCATCCGACGGGGACGAGGGTGAGTCGGAGCGCCGGCCCGATTGCGTCCTGGGAGAAGACGGCCCCGTCCTCACCGACCTGGGACGGATGCAG ATGATAAACGGCCTGCGGCGGTTGGACGTGACGTACCGGGGGGACCCGGAGCTTCAGCCCATCAGGAGCTACGAGAATGCCCCCCTGGTGCGCCTCCTCTACCGGCTGTCTTGTCTACTCAACGCCAAA TTCGAAGGTCAAATGGCGGAGCTGTGCTCGCGGCGGGATCTGGCCGGCCGCCTGGGCCGGCGTTACCTGGGCGCTCCAGCCGGCCGACGGGCCCGCCTCTGCCTCCGTCCGCTGGCCAGCTACGGGAACATCCTGGCGCTGGGGGTCTGCTACGTCGTCGGCGCCCTCCTGTCTCTGGGCCCCGTGGCCTGCACCTTCCTCATCCTGGCCGCCGTCCTCCTGCACGGAGTGTTTGTCGCGCTGTGGGAAGATGGACGCAAGGCGCGCTAG
- the smpd4 gene encoding sphingomyelin phosphodiesterase 4 isoform X1 → MAAPGLQHPGFLLANLKVDSPGKTLTQRCRDLAKIIDDHHAKELHAIFSWLAENIFGSLDGILAGWNLRLLHSRCQDFAPVVDFLAPSGPIMKMVYKLQAEEYKYEVPVNYLPAPVRTCIQEGVLPDCPLFHYRTHFPVSGVLTPNLMLNPFEFFMFSFATCLVTPKCFPAGQHGCGGGGGSADSAYFALVDMYLKYFLPTEGSVPPSPFFDSRGPVSAPSPRSANVSLGAYGVHSPSLLKPHIFHQPSVNADPAAQEIWRSETLLQMLVEVWLHHYSLEMYQKLQSPQVKLALLQYRLTMSSTPCHPHSPPGSGNLHNYQEPFSPSEEHVLAVRVLVKHLHAFSNSPKPEQPASSPTHSHGGPLEEFKRVALQRFVRQKLFLFLQHCFGHWPLDASFRAVLETWLSYVQPWRYADDKGARGGGSDPERWESFVQENLLVYTKLFQVFLNRAMRTDLVNAKNALMLFRVSKVFSQPDLADLIHKAEQLFLEPELVPHHRQPRGYPTPGGQGSGPASARQRAATDAVFRVKSHVYALEGQDCRYSQMFGPELRSQVLKSVRVLAGARQTAKRVSDRCGQAAANRSFLSWLAAPAAADSENALCGVEAEDGGECPKKTHEFLDRALDNLCTIFKLNQGQLTQLVANAASDGDEGESERRPDCVLGEDGPVLTDLGRMQMINGLRRLDVTYRGDPELQPIRSYENAPLVRLLYRLSCLLNAKFEGQMAELCSRRDLAGRLGRRYLGAPAGRRARLCLRPLASYGNILALGVCYVVGALLSLGPVACTFLILAAVLLHGVFVALWEDGRKAR, encoded by the exons ATGGCCGCTCCCGGTTTGCAGCATCCAGGTTTCCTCCTG GCCAACCTGAAAGTGGACTCGCCCGGAAAAACGCTGACTCAGCGGTGTCGAGACCTGGCCAAGATCATTGACGACCATCACGCCAAG GAGCTACACGCCATTTTCTCTTGGTTGGCAGAGAACATCTTCGGAAGCCTGGACGGCATCCTGGCGGGCTGGAACCTGCGCCTCCTCCACTCGCGATGCCAAGACTTTGCGCCGGTGGTGGACTTCCTGGCGCCCAG CGGACCCATCATGAAAATGGTGTATAAGCTTCAGGCCGAGGAGTACAAATACGAAGTCCCCGTCAATTATTTGCCG GCTCCGGTGAGGACGTGCATCCAGGAAGGCGTCCTGCCCGACTGTCCGCTCTTTCACTACCGGACGCACTTTCCCGTGTCCGGCGTGCTGACGCCCAACTTGATGCTGA ATCCCTTTGAGTTCTTCATGTTCTCCTTTGCCACCTGCCTCGTCACGCCAAAG TGCTTCCCCGCGGGCCAACACGgctgcggtggcggcggtgggaGCGCCGACAGCGCTTACTTTGCTCTGGTGGACATGTACCTCAAGTACTTCCTGCCTACCGAAGGGAGCGTTCCCCCGTCCCCCTTTTTCGACAGCAGGGGCCCGGTCAGCGCGCCTTCCCCGAG ATCGGCCAACGTGTCCCTGGGGGCTTACGGCGTCCACAGTCCCAGCCTGCTCAAGCCGCACATCTTCCACCAGCCGTCGGTGAACGCCGACCCCGCCGCCCAAGAAATCTGGCGCTCTGAAACGCTGCTGCAG ATGTTGGTGGAAGTGTGGCTGCATCACTACTCTTTAGAGATGTACCAGAAGCTTCAGTCTCCTCAGGTGAAG CTGGCGCTGCTCCAGTACCGCCTGACTATGTCCAGCACGCCGTGCCACCCTCACAGCCCGCCGGGCTCGGGCAACCTCCACAACTACCAA GAACCGTTCAGCCCGAGCGAGGAGCACGTGTTGGCGGTGCGCGTGCTGGTCAAACATCTGCACGCCTTCTCCAACAGCCCGAAGCCGGAGCAGCCGGCGTCGTCGCCCACCCACTCGCACGGCGGCCCCCTGGAGGAATTTAAGAG GGTGGCGCTCCAGCGCTTCGTCCGGCAGAAGCTTTTCCTCTTCCTGCAGCACTGCTTCGGCCACTGGCCCCTGGACGCCTCCTTCCGAGCG GTGCTGGAGACGTGGCTGAGCTACGTTCAGCCGTGGAGGTACGCCGACGACAAGGGCGCCCGCGGCGGCGGAAGCGACCCCGAAAGATG GGAGTCCTTTGTTCAGGAGAACCTGCTGGTTTACACCAAACTCTTCCAGGTCTTCCTCAACAGAGCCATGCGTACGGACTTGGTCAACGCCAAGAACGCCCTGATGCTCTTCAGGGTGTCCAAAGTCTTCTCTCAGCCCGACCTGGCCGACCTCATCCACAAAG CCGAGCAGCTGTTCCTGGAGCCCGAGCTGGTCCCACACCACCGGCAGCCGCGAGGCTACCCGACGCCCGGCGGCCAGGGGAGCGGCCCGGCCTCGGCCCGTCAGCGCGCCGCCACCGACGCCGTCTTCCGGGTCAAGAGCCACGTGTACGCCTTGGAAGGCCAGGACTGTCGCTACAGTCAGATGTTTGGCCCCGAGCTGCGAAGCCAG GTGCTAAAGTCGGTGCGGGTGCTGGCCGGAGCCAGGCAGACGGCCAAGCGCGTGTCGGACCGCTGCGGTCAAGCCGCGGCCAACAGGTCCTTCCTGAGCTGGTTggcggcgccggcggcggcggattCCGAAAACGCCCTCTGCGGCGTGGAGGCGGAGGACGGCGGCGAGTGCCCGAAGAAGACTCACGAGTTCCTGGACCGGGCGCTGGACAACTTGTGCACCATTTTCAAG CTGAACCAGGGCCAGCTGACGCAGCTCGTGGCCAACGCCGCATCCGACGGGGACGAGGGTGAGTCGGAGCGCCGGCCCGATTGCGTCCTGGGAGAAGACGGCCCCGTCCTCACCGACCTGGGACGGATGCAG ATGATAAACGGCCTGCGGCGGTTGGACGTGACGTACCGGGGGGACCCGGAGCTTCAGCCCATCAGGAGCTACGAGAATGCCCCCCTGGTGCGCCTCCTCTACCGGCTGTCTTGTCTACTCAACGCCAAA TTCGAAGGTCAAATGGCGGAGCTGTGCTCGCGGCGGGATCTGGCCGGCCGCCTGGGCCGGCGTTACCTGGGCGCTCCAGCCGGCCGACGGGCCCGCCTCTGCCTCCGTCCGCTGGCCAGCTACGGGAACATCCTGGCGCTGGGGGTCTGCTACGTCGTCGGCGCCCTCCTGTCTCTGGGCCCCGTGGCCTGCACCTTCCTCATCCTGGCCGCCGTCCTCCTGCACGGAGTGTTTGTCGCGCTGTGGGAAGATGGACGCAAGGCGCGCTAG